A genomic region of Megalobrama amblycephala isolate DHTTF-2021 linkage group LG6, ASM1881202v1, whole genome shotgun sequence contains the following coding sequences:
- the spc25 gene encoding kinetochore protein Spc25 isoform X1: MLIMASIRDYNVVEQFNSRLEEIRTKLLDQAMGEVLNDTAAELCQEHRHYMKSVLDTCFKKCKEDETMFDMIHVYKQDLKEKTSSLKKKSAEHLEVVSEIEDKEHHKALLFQRIEKLKKDQARNRELIQSQNKANKDRLKKLNKCKDVFQKHLSLEIRKIQGEKLQFVFRNISRKDPDMVHTFLLQLDAEGVYHIISCDPPLEKMAHLEHRLQETNNFSAFLANVRREFVALHSGAKMA, translated from the exons atg CTCATCATGGCCTCTATCAGAGACTATAATGTAGTGGAGCAGTTCAACAGCAGACTGGAGGAGATCAGGACCAAACTGCTGGATCAGGCCATGGGAGAGGTGCTCAATGACACGGCTGCAGAGCTCTGTCAAGAGCACAGGCACTACATGAAGTCTGTCTTGG ATACTTGCTTTAAGAAATGCAAGGAGGATGAAACCATGTTTGACATGATACATGTTTACAAACAAG atttgAAGGAGAAAACATCTTCACTGAAAAAGAAGAGTGCTGAACATCTTGAGGTTGTGTCAGAGATTGAAGACAAGGAGCATCACAAAGCACTCTTATTTCAGAGAATTGAGAAGCTCAAGAAGGATCAGGCCAGAAACAGGGAAT tGATTCAGTCACAAAACAAAGCCAACAAAGACAGACTGAAGAAGCTGAACAAATGTAAAGACGTCTTTCAGAAACACCTCAGTCTTGAGATCAGAAAAATCCAAG GTGAGAAGCTGCAGTTTGTCTTCAGGAACATCAGTCGTAAAGATCCAGACATGGTCCATACGTTCCTCCTCCAGCTTGATGCAGAGGGCGTTTACCACA TCATCTCTTGTGACCCTCCACTGGAGAAAATGGCACATCTAGAACACAGACTGCAGGAGACCAACAACTTTTCTGCCTTTCTCGCTAATGTCCGGAGAGAGTTTGTGGCGCTTCACAGTGGTGCAAAGATGGCCTGA
- the spc25 gene encoding kinetochore protein Spc25 isoform X2 translates to MASIRDYNVVEQFNSRLEEIRTKLLDQAMGEVLNDTAAELCQEHRHYMKSVLDTCFKKCKEDETMFDMIHVYKQDLKEKTSSLKKKSAEHLEVVSEIEDKEHHKALLFQRIEKLKKDQARNRELIQSQNKANKDRLKKLNKCKDVFQKHLSLEIRKIQGEKLQFVFRNISRKDPDMVHTFLLQLDAEGVYHIISCDPPLEKMAHLEHRLQETNNFSAFLANVRREFVALHSGAKMA, encoded by the exons ATGGCCTCTATCAGAGACTATAATGTAGTGGAGCAGTTCAACAGCAGACTGGAGGAGATCAGGACCAAACTGCTGGATCAGGCCATGGGAGAGGTGCTCAATGACACGGCTGCAGAGCTCTGTCAAGAGCACAGGCACTACATGAAGTCTGTCTTGG ATACTTGCTTTAAGAAATGCAAGGAGGATGAAACCATGTTTGACATGATACATGTTTACAAACAAG atttgAAGGAGAAAACATCTTCACTGAAAAAGAAGAGTGCTGAACATCTTGAGGTTGTGTCAGAGATTGAAGACAAGGAGCATCACAAAGCACTCTTATTTCAGAGAATTGAGAAGCTCAAGAAGGATCAGGCCAGAAACAGGGAAT tGATTCAGTCACAAAACAAAGCCAACAAAGACAGACTGAAGAAGCTGAACAAATGTAAAGACGTCTTTCAGAAACACCTCAGTCTTGAGATCAGAAAAATCCAAG GTGAGAAGCTGCAGTTTGTCTTCAGGAACATCAGTCGTAAAGATCCAGACATGGTCCATACGTTCCTCCTCCAGCTTGATGCAGAGGGCGTTTACCACA TCATCTCTTGTGACCCTCCACTGGAGAAAATGGCACATCTAGAACACAGACTGCAGGAGACCAACAACTTTTCTGCCTTTCTCGCTAATGTCCGGAGAGAGTTTGTGGCGCTTCACAGTGGTGCAAAGATGGCCTGA
- the nostrin gene encoding nostrin, producing MKDPLSSCTYNLLYQDLKRISKNGEYFCKELLAVFQQRSELEISYSKGLQKIAGKLLKVSKEMSDNSTYRAWSFISDEMYASADAHRILGNALNQDAIQEIRQILDEHSKRKRPLDNAVEKSGKLVLTNWSEQIKLKKKLIGLTREHEALFSFVEKNKQISTEKEKQKMFNRLTKSAELQARVDEEYFNTNVEGHHIRLKLENTLKTCYQIVQELEKQRIETLSNALDKYSLFMTVYAQTVIHSHKQIEQAVRRVDVEKDIQSLVEDVSATVDENKAELLMADYFEEEGKTVMGKDRRKDGIRTKLQRLEDCITKTKSDREGLEKMVKVYTEQPNFSNQKNLEETEQLLDEAILKLDLLEATHCKLTQSLAELEGKPRSRHRFTDSITKWKEKDCEHSVVQLSRPMRIKKTPFRSRQSMRTAMINKSAVTNQSPDMTSKEPSNETTKVDDQQSGPVNGCVTESEEDKGAEFCSIGRCKALYSFTSEREDELNINEGDVLDIFQKEDTGWWFGELNGQRGHFPSTYVEELPVFTAMKSSEA from the exons TATAATCTGCTGTATCAGGACCTAAAGAGAATCTCTAAGAATGGCGAGTATTTCTGCAAAGAGCTCTTGGCCGTGTTTCAACAAAG ATCTGAACTGGAGATCAGCTATTCAAAAGGACTTCAGAAGATCGCAGGGAAACTCCTTAAAGTCTCGAAAGAGATGAGTGATAA CTCCACATATCGCGCGTGGTCCTTCATATCAGATGAAATGTACGCCTCAGCAGATGCCCACCG CATACTGGGAAATGCTCTCAACCAAGATGCTATTCAGGAAATCCGTCAAATCCTAGATGAACACAGCAAAAGAAAAAGACCG CTCGACAATGCTGTTGAAAAGTCTGGAAAGCTTGTTCTTACAAACTGGAGTGAGCAAATTAAG CTGAAGAAGAAGCTGATTGGGTTGACGAGAGAACATGAAGCTCTCTTCAGCTTTGTGGAGAAAAATAAGCAAATCTCTACGGAGAAAGAAAAGCAGAAG ATGTTTAATAGATTGACTAAATCAGCAGAGCTTCAGGCCAGAGTTGATGAGGAATATTTCAACACCAACGTGGAGGGTCACCACATCCGACTGAAGCTGGAGAACACACTGAAAACCTGCTACCAG ATCGTTCAGGAGCTCGAGAAGCAAAGAATAGAGACTCTGTCCAACGCCCTGGACAAGTACAGCCTCTTCATGACTGTCTACGCACAGACCGTCATTCAC AGTCACAAACAGATCGAGCAGGCCGTACGGAGGGTTGATGTAGAGAAAGACATTCAATCACTGGTTGAGGATGTCAGTGCTACAGTGGACGAGAACAAAGCTGAATTACTCATGGCTGACTACTTT gaGGAAGAAGGAAAAACAGTCATGGGGAAAGACAGAAGGAAAGATGGCATCAGGACTAAACTTCAGCGTCTAGAGGACTgcatcacaaaaacaaaaagcgaCAGAGAAG GTTTAGAGAAAATGGTGAAAGTATACACAGAACAGCCAAACTTCTCAAATCAAAAAAACCTGGAGGAAACAGAACAGTTGCTGGACGAG gCCATCCTCAAACTGGACCTTTTAGAGGCGACGCACTGCAAACTGACTCAGAGTCTGGCGGAGTTAGAGGGAAAACCCAGATCAAGACATCGATTCACTGACAGCATTACTAAATGGAAAGAAAAG GACTGTGAGCACAGCGTAGTGCAGCTTTCCCGACCTATGAGGATCAAAAAGACTCCGTTCAGATCCCGTCAGTCCATGAGGACCGCCATGATCAATAAAAGTGCAGTGACCAACCAAAGCCCTGATATGACAAGCAAAGAGCCCTCGAATGAGACGACCAAAGTCGATGACCAACAGAGTGGTCCGGTTAATGGATGCGTGACTGAATCTGAAGAGGATAAAG GTGCAGAATTCTGCTCTATCGGCAGATGCAAGGCTTTATACAGCTTTACGTCAGAAAGAGAGGACGAGTTAAACATTAATGAAG GAGACGTACTAGATATCTTTCAGAAGGAAGACACGGGCTGGTGGTTCGGTGAGCTGAACGGACAGAGAGGACATTTCCCTTCCACATACGTCGAAGAGCTGCCTGTTTTTACTGCGATGAAGTCATCTGAAGCTTAG